TTACTTTTTGTTCGCCTGACCTGAGAATAAAATATCTAAGTCACAGCAGGACCTACTTTCAGTAATCTAACAGAGATAAGAGTTCAGAGACAACAGAACTGAGGCTGCATTTCTTAGGATTTTATTCTTTCTTCCCATTCAGACAACACAAGAATCTTACCTTTGTCACATCAATACGATTAACTAATGGCCTGCATATACAGCAGGTTCACTCAAGCATTAACTGTAAAAGATCTGATACTTCTCAGTAAACTGATTTGACCAGTGTGGATACATTTTACGCTCCAGATTATTGCAAAAATCATTACAATCAACTGCCAAAAGGCATGAATAAGAAACAGCAAGCAACACAAGAAGGCCAAATATTCCGTAACCAACATAACCAAAACTAGGACATAAATGTTGTAATAAGCAATTCCAGCTTCTACATAATACTTTGTACTACAAATACAGGACAAATACTGAAAATACACTTGAAGCTCCAGGCCTCTAACACGTACACACACACTCTTGGCAATACTACTCGCATGGTGTAATAATAACTGAAACCATCACCTGGGTGTCTCTATACCTATTccagacatgtggggcccagttGAAAACGTGCTCGATGATGGAGGATCGCGAAGAGCCGAAGCTGCAGGTGAGGAGCACACAACCAGAcgttctgttttgccatgctcgagCACCAGTTTCTCCCTCCAGGTGCTTCGCATAGCCTTCAGCTTGTCAGCCACCTCGGTCATGGATGGTCTCTCTTCCCCCCTGGCGCTCAAGCATATCCTTGCCAGCTCAGCGACTTCTCCCAGAAGCATCTCCATGCCGTCACCCACCATGCTTGTGTCCAGTATGCCATCAAGGCTACCATCCTTCATCGCGAGCAGGAAGGACGATACAAGGCTCTTGCCTTCCTTGGGTCCATCGTGGTAGATGGCCGTCTTGCCCGTGATCAGCTCCAGCAACACAACACCAAAGCTGTAAACGTCGCTCTTCTCTGTTAGCTGCCGCTCCTGTAGGTACTCAGGGTCGAGGTAACCCATGGTGCCCTGCACCACTGTCATAAACTGAACCTCGTCCTTGGGGAGCATCCTTGACGCCCCAAAGTCGGTCACTTTCGCCATGTAGTTCTCGCCCAAGAGAATGTTCATAGACTTAACATCCCCATGTACTATAGGCCGGTTCATGGACAGATGCAGATACGCCAGTGCTTCTGCTGATTCTTGAGCGACCCTGAGACGGGTGTCCAGAGAAGGAGGTGGACTTGTGTAGTTACGATGGATGAACGCAAAGAGAGTGCCATTAGGGATGAATTCATATACCAGCATTGGAACTTCCACCTCTAGACAGCACCCTAGAAGCTTGACCACATTCCGGTGGTTGGTCTGTGAAAGTATAATAATCTCCTGCACGAATTCGTCAGTTTCGGCCACGTTCATGATCTTGGAGCGTTTCACAGCTACTACCCTGCTGTCCTTGAGAATGCCCTTGTAGACAGTGCCATGACCACCCCTGCCCAGTTCTCTGCTCTTGTCAaaatcatttgtagccttcttcagatcttcttGCGTAAATATTCTCAATGTATCAACTTGTTTTGACATAATTTGGTGATATAATATCTGACCACCATTCTGATCAAAGAATCCTTCCTTCTCTTTCTCCAGCCTCCTTTTCTGATACTCGGCCCGTAGAGCGAAGATGCAAACCATGAGGAAGACAACACTGATGGATATGCCTGGAAATCATGACAGTTAATTACCATCAGTTCAGCTAGCAACGTTGCTCACATTTGTCTAAAACTTAGTGCCGTATATAGTGCAGTCATGCCATTGTTTTTCTATATGACCATGTCCAAACTGAACTTGGACTTATATAACTGGCCTAAAAAGTGTAATTAAGTAGTGTGTGCACAAGCGGTGTGCAAAATATTTTGACTGTTAACAATCCCATTACCTAACACAATTTTCAGAGCTCTCTTTGGGTCAGATCGAACGCAGGGTATGCTCTTTGGATCGTCACTCCTGAATCCTGATGAGCAAAAACAGGTGTAGCTTCCCACAGTGTTTCTGCATTTACCTTTGCATGGATTCAAGGATTGGTTGCACTCATTAATGTCTGCCATTTCAAGGAAGTGAAGAGAATGTCAACATGGATCAACAGAATATTGCATTCCATAAACAATAAGCTGACAGAAAGGAGATAGTATAGGTTGATTCTGCTAGATGCATATACATACCTTGGCACCCTCCTTGTAGGTATGGATTGCCCTCATAACCTTGAGAACAGCTGCAGCGGTAACCGGGGCCATTGGGCACATCAACACATTCGCTGTTCATGGCTTGGCAGGCAGACTGTGATCCCATCTTGGTGGCTTCCAAACAACTTTCATTACCAACAACCCAATCGAGTACCAAAGGAACCCCATCTGTATGCTTACTTGCGAAATTTGTAGAGTTACCATAGGAATGATCAAACTTGAACCAGTCCTTCTCAGCAACGAATGAGTAGCTGCAAGGACTGAAAGACTGGATGGTAGAGTTGTATATAGGTGGTAGTGGCTGGGATCCGGCGAGGAAGGCGCTGATGTTTCCTGAAACAGGGGCCTGGCAACAACCCACGCCAGAGCACTCTGTTCCATTATAGATGCTGCTTGTGTCAAAGCAAGATGAAATGCATGAGTCAGCGGTATAGTACTCAAGCTGGTTCTTGCCCTTGGCTTGTCCCACAAGCACTGCAAGTACACCACAGCCGATTGATGCCAACTTGTTCTTGGTGTTGGAAACCGTATGAAAAGGATCAAGATATAAGACGTCCAAATCACTAGTGCTATTGCTGCCATTGCTGTGGTTACATTGTGATGATATTTGTGGGTTCTGAACACGAACCTCACCCAAGGTAAGAGTGATGTCCAGTACCCTAAGTCCATTTGAGCCCAGATATGCTCCACTCTCATTGCATGTGACATTAAAGGGTTCTCGGAAGCAGCCTTCTCTAGTGCCGAATGGGTACGGAATGCTGACGTTGCCACATTTGTCTAGGCAGCCAGGTAGTGACATGCTGATGCTCTTAGAGGTCCCAGACCCATAAGCTATAGTACTATGTCGTAGGGctagggtggcggtggcggcaacAAGTAGTACGAGCTTCTGACCTGTTGGCAACAACCAAGACATGTATTATGTACATATCAATCTGTATATGGGGTGGATGCATGTTATAATAACTGATATGGGTCATTTGTCTCCCCCCtccctaaaataaataaataaatggctGATACAGTATACTAGTAGATAACAAATATTGCTTTCTTTCAAAATATGTCAACACCATTCCTTCAATCCAAACGTTGTTTAGGGGAAATCCTTAAAACTCCAATCATGTGGAATCGATCGGTAGTTCGTTAAGAGTTTGATCCAACTCCTAAAAGCATTTCAACCCAACAATCTAAGAATCGGATGCAGAAAATAAATGTATTTCCCATCTTTGAGAGTAAACATGAATTCTGAATGTGTCTCTTGGTTATTCTCTGATTTCACGTCTTTCTTCACCAGACAGGGATTGAAGATCAAATTTGATCTAGCTATGAAGAAACAAAACCAGGCTCCATATTTCTTTCTGTTACCATTCTAGAGATTGTTACGAAAGTACAACCTCTAATCCGGAACAAGATTTACTAGCTTGTTTCCTTTGGGGTTCTTATATGCAGCTCAAGTACACATCACAGCACACAGTTTTTAGTGATTCATACTTGGTGCTTTTGTTCTGCTGTTCGAGCACCACCTTTCATGTTTTTGTTCTGTTTTACAGCTTGAAGCACAGAATTCTGGCAGATAACCTCCTGCTTAACTGAATAACACTCCAATCCCTATTTGCCACCGAACACCGCATTATTTCTCCCATGCCAGTACTCAGTGAAATTGATCGCAACCATCAAGTGCGCGAAAGAAAGAATCGCTGTGCCACTGATTTCATAGGCAAAGTAGTGAACTGATAATTAACTCTGCGCTGCAGATTGATTTTAATTTTTGTTTTCTTGCCATCTGCTCCAGGAAAGAGCATCAGCCAATTTCGACCAGAAGGAGATATGTGGTTCAGAGAGTAGGGCACAAAGATTCAGAAAATCTTGCTTCTACTCCTAATTTCACCGCGGGCACCACATAGACGAGACAGGCAACAGATTGTGTCGTACGGCTAGGGTTCCCCATACCTTACAGGGCCAGATAGCCCCCAGCATAGCAGAGCGAATACGCCCACGGAGGAGGACGGCGGGCGCGGGCAGCGTTGGGCGCTCGAATCCCACGTGGCGGCGGTGCCGGCTTGAGGAACCAGGACCGCCGACCGCGAGAACTCGCCGCCGGCGGGCGAGCACCGAAAGGTGCCGCGCCGATGGTGGCGCGGAATGGGGGACGGGCCTGTCCATCTGCGTCAGGCATCTCGGCGGCCATGGCGTGCCCGGAGGCGGGGATTTGCTCCGGCAGGAGGCAGGTCGGGGACTGAGAGATGAGTACGGGCTGGGTCTTTTTTTTTAGTTGTGTTGCGGGGTGTATTGGTCATTTCAGAAATCAGAGAAAGGTGACTGATAAAGGGATCGTTTTCTCACGCATTTCGCGATATAATTATTTTTGCAAGGATTTCAAGCTATTTTATTTTTCAAGATGAGAAATAAGTACATATGAGAGCTAAGattacagttttgctaaagcacatctagatgtgccataattaagtattgcacatctaaatcctatatcattgatcatacattgagattCATGTGGatatttttttttcgttttctctttatgcttgattcactgGCTTAGACATGCAATAACTAGAGcatatctagatgtgccctagacacacccgaAAGATTATTTCAACGGAGTTGCTAATTCTGGTCTAACTCCTACGCCTATTGATTTTACATGAAATTTTGCACGCGTGTGTGTGTTTTCCTTTCTTGGTTTGATTGATATACTTTTCTAGATGAGACATAGTTAATTCTTATTTGGACGAGAGCTAGCTGCAATGGATTATCGCTTAATATTATCTCTAAAAGTTAACATTTGTATgctcttacaactatggaatgaTTAAATTAAAGCTATATTCTGTAATTGCATAGTATTCCCTTCGTTCGGAAATACTTGACGTTGATTTAGTATAGATTGTGCAAGATTACCTCTGGATTTTAAACTCCTGTTCCAAAAATAGTAAATCTACTTTGCcgatgctactccctctgtcctattCTATAAATGGATGTACTTAAGGaaagctactctctctctctctctctctcaactcaGAAAGCATCATACAtagctttgattttttttctcttttgtgggtgatacatagatttgatttttttttctcttttgtggGTAATACATAGCTCTAATTAGATTAGATATTATGATTGTAGAGTTAATTGCACGAAACCATCATATCGAGGGTGTGTTTTGTACAAAACACGGATCTACAAATTTGCGATAAAAACACCGAGTCTACGAGTATGACCTTGTGATCAAGCTTACATCTTCAAGTAACATAGGGAAAATCTGACCAGTGGACACTAGAAACCTGGCAGAGAACTGATACGGAGCAGGTAAAAACGATGCGATGCAAGTGCGGTCTTTGTATGCACGGCCGGCTGTTTGGGGGCAAGCTAAGCTAAGCTAAGCTAAGCCGGTAATTAAGAAATTAATCCGTACCTGCATGCAGTGAGCGATCCATGTAGGCGGGCGGCGGAGCGCGTGATGGATGAGCTTGGCCGGGATGGATGATCCGTGTAGCGTAGTGTACGTACCAATAATTAGCTGTGTATATATAGAtatatacgtacagccagggccagggttaaaaatgTAGAGTCAAGTCTCCTTCGATGTATTTTTCCATTGGTGCGAAATGGTGTACTAATCAGAATGCAGGTGTGCGGCCAG
This portion of the Triticum dicoccoides isolate Atlit2015 ecotype Zavitan chromosome 7A, WEW_v2.0, whole genome shotgun sequence genome encodes:
- the LOC119331813 gene encoding putative wall-associated receptor kinase-like 16, whose product is MSLPGCLDKCGNVSIPYPFGTREGCFREPFNVTCNESGAYLGSNGLRVLDITLTLGEVRVQNPQISSQCNHSNGSNSTSDLDVLYLDPFHTVSNTKNKLASIGCGVLAVLVGQAKGKNQLEYYTADSCISSCFDTSSIYNGTECSGVGCCQAPVSGNISAFLAGSQPLPPIYNSTIQSFSPCSYSFVAEKDWFKFDHSYGNSTNFASKHTDGVPLVLDWVVGNESCLEATKMGSQSACQAMNSECVDVPNGPGYRCSCSQGYEGNPYLQGGCQDINECNQSLNPCKGKCRNTVGSYTCFCSSGFRSDDPKSIPCVRSDPKRALKIVLGISISVVFLMVCIFALRAEYQKRRLEKEKEGFFDQNGGQILYHQIMSKQVDTLRIFTQEDLKKATNDFDKSRELGRGGHGTVYKGILKDSRVVAVKRSKIMNVAETDEFVQEIIILSQTNHRNVVKLLGCCLEVEVPMLVYEFIPNGTLFAFIHRNYTSPPPSLDTRLRVAQESAEALAYLHLSMNRPIVHGDVKSMNILLGENYMAKVTDFGASRMLPKDEVQFMTVVQGTMGYLDPEYLQERQLTEKSDVYSFGVVLLELITGKTAIYHDGPKEGKSLVSSFLLAMKDGSLDGILDTSMVGDGMEMLLGEVAELARICLSARGEERPSMTEVADKLKAMRSTWREKLVLEHGKTERLVVCSSPAASALRDPPSSSTFSTGPHMSGIGIETPR